In the genome of Pediococcus claussenii ATCC BAA-344, one region contains:
- a CDS encoding bis(5'-nucleosyl)-tetraphosphatase translates to MNNESGAIIFQMRNDQPYFLLLQDAKTGFWRFSYGRNHSEESFIESANRSIMEETNLRVNVDSTFVNVLSIDDTQITLFIAEVKPDVHVRLDDEKISGMGWFDYVTAKQYLSLISQKEALNQVLVFVEKS, encoded by the coding sequence ATGAACAACGAAAGTGGAGCAATAATTTTTCAAATGCGTAATGACCAACCTTACTTTTTATTGTTGCAGGATGCGAAAACTGGGTTCTGGCGATTCTCATATGGGAGAAACCATTCGGAAGAATCGTTTATTGAAAGTGCAAATCGTTCTATAATGGAAGAGACTAATTTAAGAGTCAATGTGGATTCAACTTTTGTTAACGTTTTAAGTATTGATGATACACAGATTACTCTATTCATTGCAGAGGTCAAGCCTGATGTTCATGTCAGATTAGATGACGAAAAGATTAGTGGTATGGGGTGGTTTGACTACGTTACTGCCAAACAATATTTATCATTAATTAGCCAAAAAGAGGCCTTGAACCAGGTCCTTGTATTCGTCGAAAAAAGTTAA